From Homalodisca vitripennis isolate AUS2020 chromosome 1, UT_GWSS_2.1, whole genome shotgun sequence, the proteins below share one genomic window:
- the LOC124370786 gene encoding protein TANC2 isoform X5 has protein sequence MPSESAGYTSDTDDPFWPNISSDLAAIRKLLESDSTSGLCPSCNMPFDKGKKRKLIDTCGHERCYSCMFRNEACPLCTGDDPDVLPAKKASGLRGSHTALCNSDMKGSRPQVKTNGHFTTYMQTRNNEGTQDWVSPSRLPRPGRSDTCCNTNTMTQSCPTPPQIRKKFFLSPKSLRSSWGLRGSSRVPADNALSDDEGGNIKPVCQPKKSSQSDLYMRLGLLLGDNPRRSRSANRSSHSHDSISSLASLEAGTLASSNTSPVSTLTGSSEADAHRNMKEPSSDSVGSLMSMSGHSNCSSSPLSRRHSVTTTQPGHIEELTAFRNRRQSIRRSARSGSVKGPIDPKVRFAQYRTQQLTLKPLFFEVPLQEPDPLFVGRHWLVRRLEEGLAAQGPGALLTGLPGTGKTALLLELVDYSCFGRRHHRDQSYKQELYVCNGKDRPAQSPNTSQSIYCQINLVSERIKHLASHVVAYHFCQADNNTTCLVPDFIHSIAAQLCQAPQLSAYKDYLQSEPHLQVSLSLKECIASPDVAWQRGIIEPLCSLRRVGKLAACQRAVILVDALCEAEYHRPDTGDTLAAFLSRHAPTCPPWIKFILTVRTHLDEVMPPLPFHRISMDISSSNCENVQKDLLDYINFRVSNSPSIQSNVVPGSAGQFRLCQHLVGLAQGSFLFAKLTLDLIERGQLVAKSASYKVLPVTLAQIYLLHFNLRFPTIKSFEKVSAILSICLAALYPLTLLEIYYSVNALCTTEFLTWEEFLQRFKLLSGLLVKRLDNTYMFFHPSFREWLIRRDDGESNKFICDLRSGHAGIALRLSRLQVPLDAERTLELGHHILKAHLYKNMTLHKNSSRDLQAHWIASVSADVSEALCSLRNIYSPNVKVSRLLLLSGANADHTTEFLGQAPALCLFAHEGAGEMVSLLLEFGATLDSPNSQGCTALGLAGGRGHMEVVRLLVGAGASLGRSDTAGRCALVHAARNGHLDVVAYLLACDWVMTPDAADVELREAAQQALVAAAAQGHNEIVEYLLDMSEVVPDGQDSLTGETALTVAACNGCHSVCSTLLNRGANIAVPNQKDMTALLLAVREGHWAVAERLLQHHAPLEQADSQGRTPLMMAAAESHVGLLELLLDKGADLTREDCDGLTALGWACVRGRGQAAQVLLDRGAEINKADKTGRIPLDLAAAQGNPTLVQMLLERGAMLEHVDMSGMRPLDRAIACRNVPVVQTFLRRGAKLGPTTWTMANGKIDIMLVLLNKLLEDGNVLYRKGRLKEAAHRYNYALNKFPPVETLDATFHQLRINFLLNNSRCKRKLNEPSEAVELATQVLKQRSDSYEAYYARAKARIDLRLFEDALCDVQEAILLLPPQNRDIRRVLLNLRDEVRAGTMTTSLDTLNQTETSL, from the exons ATCTTGCAGCTATCCGCAAGCTCCTCGAGTCTGACTCGACCTCCGGTCTCTGTCCCAGCTGCAACATGCCGTTTGACAAGGGCAAGAAGAGGAAGCTCATAGATACTTGCGGCCATGAGCGCTGCTACTCATGCATGTTCCGTAATGAGGCCTGCCCTCTCTGTACCGGTGACGATCCCGATG TGCTTCCTGCCAAGAAAGCATCAGGTCTGAGAGGATCTCACACAGCGCTGTGCAATTCGGACATGAAGGGCTCTCGGCCTCAAGTCAAAACCAACGGCCACTTCACCACTTACATGCAG ACAAGGAACAATGAAGGCACGCAGGACTGGGTCTCTCCGAGCCGACTGCCCAGACCTGGCAGATCCGATACCTGTTGTAATACGAACACCATGACACAGA GTTGTCCAACGCCACCTCAAATCCGTAAGAAGTTTTTTCTTAGTCCAAAGTCACTGCGGAGTTCATGGGGTCTTCGAGGATCATCTAGAGTACCTGCTGACAATGCACTCTCTG ATGATGAGGGAGGCAACATCAAGCCTGTCTGCCAGCCCAAGAAGAGCTCCCAGAGTGACCTCTACATGAGGCTGGGTCTGCTGTTGGGCGATAATCCACGGCGGAGCAGGTCTGCCAATCGTAGCTCCCACAGCCATGACTCCATCTCGTCCTTGGCAAGCCTGGAAGCTGGAACTCTTGCATCTTCCAACACCAGCCCTGTCTCCACCCTCACAG GTTCCTCGGAAGCTGATGCCCACCGAAACATGAAGGAGCCATCCTCTGACAGTGTCGGCTCTCTCATGTCCATGTCTGGACACAGCAACTGCTCCTCCAGTCCACTCAGTCGTCGCCACTCTGTCACCA CCACCCAACCTGGTCACATCGAGGAGTTGACAGCATTCCGCAACAGACGTCAGTCCATCAGACGCTCTGCTCGCTCCGGTTCTGTCAAGGGACCTATTGATCCTAAAG TGAGGTTTGCGCAATACCGTACACAGCAGCTGACGTTGAAGCCTCTGTTCTTCGAAGTGCCACTGCAGGAACCAGACCCACTGTTTGTCGGCCGGCACTGGCTGGTACGTCGACTGGAGGAAGGGCTGGCAGCACAGGGACCCGGTGCACTGCTCACTGGTTTGCCTGGTACTGGCAAGACAGCATTGCTGCTGGAACTGGTAGATTACAGTTGTTTTGGCCGTCGTCATCATCGTGACCAATCCTACAAGCAAG AGCTGTATGTGTGTAATGGCAAGGACAGGCCAGCTCAATCACCTAACACCTCACAGAGTATCTACTGCCAGATCAATCTAGTCTCCGAGAGGATAAAACACCTTGCATCACATGTTGTCGCTTACCATTTCTGTCAG GCGGACAACAATACAACGTGTCTGGTTCCTGACTTCATCCACTCCATAGCAGCCCAACTGTGTCAGGCACCTCAGCTTTCTGCTTACAAAGACTATCTTCAGAGCGAACCTCACTTGCAG GTCTCTCTGTCCCTGAAAGAATGTATAGCATCACCAGACGTAGCATGGCAGCGGGGCATTATTGAGCCACTGTGTAGTTTGCGCCGTGTGGGAAAACTAGCAGCGTGTCAGCGAGCAGTGATACTCGTGGATGCGCTCTGCGAGGCAGAATACCACCGGCCCGACACGGGGGATACTCTGGCAGCGTTTCTGTCTCGACATGCTCCGACCTGCCCACCTTGGATCAAGTTCATCCTAACTGTCAGAACCCACCTGGATGAGGTCATGCCTCCCCTCCCATTCCATAGGATCAG CATGGACATTTCAAGCAGCAACTGTGAGAACGTTCAAAAGGATCTCTTGGACTACATCAACTTCCGAGTGAGCAACAGCCCTAGTATCCAGAGTAACGTTGTCCCTGGCAGTGCCGGTCAGTTCCGTCTCTGTCAACACTTAGTGGGGCTTGCTCAGGGTTCATTCTTGTTTGCCAAACTCACCCTGGATCTCATAGAGAGAGGACAACTCGTCGCCAAGTCCGCGAGCTACAAGGTGCTGCCTGTTACCCTCGCCCAGATATATCTGCTCCACTTCAACCTACGCTTTCCTACCATCAAGTCTTTCGAAAAG gtcTCTGCTATTTTGAGTATATGTCTGGCAGCTCTGTACCCACTTACGCTCCTGGAGATTTACTACTCTGTCAACGCCCTGTGCACTACTGAATTCCTAACCTGGGAAGAGTTTCTTCAACGTTTCAAG CTTCTATCAGGACTTCTAGTTAAGAGGCTCGACAACACCTATATGTTTTTCCATCCTTCCTTCAGAGAGTGGCTCATCAGGCGAGATGATGGGGAGAGCAACAAGTTTATCTGTGATCTAAG GTCAGGACATGCCGGCATTGCCCTGCGCCTGTCTCGCCTGCAAGTGCCTCTAGATGCTGAGCGCACTCTTGAGCTGGGCCATCACATCCTCAAGGCCCACCTCTACAAGAACATGACACTGCACAAGAACTCCTCTCGGGATTTGCAGGCACATTGGATAGCTTCTGTATCAGCTGATGTATCCGAGGCACTTTGCTCCTTACGTAACATCTACAGCCCTAACGTCAAG GTGTCCCGTCTGCTCCTGTTATCTGGTGCGAACGCTGATCATACCACCGAGTTTCTGGGTCAGGCACCAGCACTATGTCTGTTTGCCCATGAGGGTGCCGGGGAAATGGTGTCACTTCTTCTGGAATTTGGAGCAACTCTGGATAGTCCCAATAGTCAGGGTTGTACTGCACTAGGGCTGGCAGGAGGGCGGGGTCACATGGAGGTTGTCAGGCTGTTGGTGGGTGCTGGTGCCTCCCTGGGTCGCAGTGATACTGCTGGCAG ATGCGCTCTGGTCCATGCTGCTCGTAACGGACACCTGGATGTTGTAGCATACTTACTGGCCTGTGACTGGGTCATGACGCCAGATGCTGCAGATGTGGAGCTCAGAGAGGCAGCTCAGCAAGCTTTAGTTGCAGCTGCAGCCCAGGGACACAATGAG ATTGTGGAGTACCTGCTGGACATGTCAGAAGTGGTGCCGGACGGTCAAGACTCTCTGACTGGTGAAACAGCACTAACCGTGGCTGCGTGTAATGGTTGTCACTCAGTCTGCTCTACACTGCTCAATCGTGGTGCCAATATTGCAGTGCCAAACCAGAAG GACATGACAGCACTACTTCTAGCTGTGCGGGAAGGTCATTGGGCAGTGGCCGAGAGACTACTGCAGCATCACGCCCCCCTGGAGCAAGCTGACAGCCAGGGTCGCACACCACTAATGATGGCAGCTGCAGAGAGCCATGTGGGATTGTTAGAGTTGCTTCTTGATAAG GGAGCGGATCTTACACGAGAGGACTGTGATGGGTTGACTGCGCTGGGTTGGGCATGCGTGCGCGGGCGAGGTCAAGCAGCTCAGGTGTTGCTCGACCGCGGCGCAGAGATCAATAAGGCGGACAAGACTGGCAGAATACCTTTGGATCTGGCTGCTGCTCAAGGCAATCCCACTCTGGTTCAG aTGCTACTGGAACGAGGAGCAATGCTAGAGCATGTGGATATGAGCGGCATGCGACCCCTGGACCGAGCTATTGCATGTCGTAACGTGCCTGTGGTGCAGACTTTTCTGCGACGAGGTGCCAAGTTGGGTCCCACTACATGGACCATGGCCAATGGCAAAATTGACATTAT GCTTGTGCTCCTCAACAAACTACTCGAAGATGGGAATGTTCTCTACCGCAAAGGGAGACTCAAAGAGGCAGCCCATCGGTACAACTATGCCCTGAACAAGTTCCCTCCTGTTGAAACTCTGGATGCCACCTTCCATCAGCTGCGAATAAACTTCCTCCTTAACAACTCTCGCTGCAAGCGCAAACTAAAT
- the LOC124370786 gene encoding protein TANC2 isoform X3 → MSMGGRLHARGRPGSGLSLSVLDLAAIRKLLESDSTSGLCPSCNMPFDKGKKRKLIDTCGHERCYSCMFRNEACPLCTGDDPDVLPAKKASGLRGSHTALCNSDMKGSRPQVKTNGHFTTYMQTRNNEGTQDWVSPSRLPRPGRSDTCCNTNTMTQSCPTPPQIRKKFFLSPKSLRSSWGLRGSSRVPADNALSVIISPTAAAMPDNRRWSSVVLDKIKSLWFVGGVSAMTGLNQLSDDEGGNIKPVCQPKKSSQSDLYMRLGLLLGDNPRRSRSANRSSHSHDSISSLASLEAGTLASSNTSPVSTLTGSSEADAHRNMKEPSSDSVGSLMSMSGHSNCSSSPLSRRHSVTTTQPGHIEELTAFRNRRQSIRRSARSGSVKGPIDPKVRFAQYRTQQLTLKPLFFEVPLQEPDPLFVGRHWLVRRLEEGLAAQGPGALLTGLPGTGKTALLLELVDYSCFGRRHHRDQSYKQELYVCNGKDRPAQSPNTSQSIYCQINLVSERIKHLASHVVAYHFCQADNNTTCLVPDFIHSIAAQLCQAPQLSAYKDYLQSEPHLQVSLSLKECIASPDVAWQRGIIEPLCSLRRVGKLAACQRAVILVDALCEAEYHRPDTGDTLAAFLSRHAPTCPPWIKFILTVRTHLDEVMPPLPFHRISMDISSSNCENVQKDLLDYINFRVSNSPSIQSNVVPGSAGQFRLCQHLVGLAQGSFLFAKLTLDLIERGQLVAKSASYKVLPVTLAQIYLLHFNLRFPTIKSFEKVSAILSICLAALYPLTLLEIYYSVNALCTTEFLTWEEFLQRFKLLSGLLVKRLDNTYMFFHPSFREWLIRRDDGESNKFICDLRSGHAGIALRLSRLQVPLDAERTLELGHHILKAHLYKNMTLHKNSSRDLQAHWIASVSADVSEALCSLRNIYSPNVKVSRLLLLSGANADHTTEFLGQAPALCLFAHEGAGEMVSLLLEFGATLDSPNSQGCTALGLAGGRGHMEVVRLLVGAGASLGRSDTAGRCALVHAARNGHLDVVAYLLACDWVMTPDAADVELREAAQQALVAAAAQGHNEIVEYLLDMSEVVPDGQDSLTGETALTVAACNGCHSVCSTLLNRGANIAVPNQKDMTALLLAVREGHWAVAERLLQHHAPLEQADSQGRTPLMMAAAESHVGLLELLLDKGADLTREDCDGLTALGWACVRGRGQAAQVLLDRGAEINKADKTGRIPLDLAAAQGNPTLVQMLLERGAMLEHVDMSGMRPLDRAIACRNVPVVQTFLRRGAKLGPTTWTMANGKIDIMLVLLNKLLEDGNVLYRKGRLKEAAHRYNYALNKFPPVETLDATFHQLRINFLLNNSRCKRKLNEPSEAVELATQVLKQRSDSYEAYYARAKARIDLRLFEDALCDVQEAILLLPPQNRDIRRVLLNLRDEVRAGTMTTSLDTLNQTETSL, encoded by the exons ATCTTGCAGCTATCCGCAAGCTCCTCGAGTCTGACTCGACCTCCGGTCTCTGTCCCAGCTGCAACATGCCGTTTGACAAGGGCAAGAAGAGGAAGCTCATAGATACTTGCGGCCATGAGCGCTGCTACTCATGCATGTTCCGTAATGAGGCCTGCCCTCTCTGTACCGGTGACGATCCCGATG TGCTTCCTGCCAAGAAAGCATCAGGTCTGAGAGGATCTCACACAGCGCTGTGCAATTCGGACATGAAGGGCTCTCGGCCTCAAGTCAAAACCAACGGCCACTTCACCACTTACATGCAG ACAAGGAACAATGAAGGCACGCAGGACTGGGTCTCTCCGAGCCGACTGCCCAGACCTGGCAGATCCGATACCTGTTGTAATACGAACACCATGACACAGA GTTGTCCAACGCCACCTCAAATCCGTAAGAAGTTTTTTCTTAGTCCAAAGTCACTGCGGAGTTCATGGGGTCTTCGAGGATCATCTAGAGTACCTGCTGACAATGCACTCTCTG TGATCATTTCACCCACGGCAGCTGCGATGCCTGACAATCGTCGTTGGTCGTCAGTTGTTCTCGACAAAATAAAGTCGCTCTGGTTCGTCGGAGGTGTATCAGCCATGACTGGGCTCAACCAACTTTCAG ATGATGAGGGAGGCAACATCAAGCCTGTCTGCCAGCCCAAGAAGAGCTCCCAGAGTGACCTCTACATGAGGCTGGGTCTGCTGTTGGGCGATAATCCACGGCGGAGCAGGTCTGCCAATCGTAGCTCCCACAGCCATGACTCCATCTCGTCCTTGGCAAGCCTGGAAGCTGGAACTCTTGCATCTTCCAACACCAGCCCTGTCTCCACCCTCACAG GTTCCTCGGAAGCTGATGCCCACCGAAACATGAAGGAGCCATCCTCTGACAGTGTCGGCTCTCTCATGTCCATGTCTGGACACAGCAACTGCTCCTCCAGTCCACTCAGTCGTCGCCACTCTGTCACCA CCACCCAACCTGGTCACATCGAGGAGTTGACAGCATTCCGCAACAGACGTCAGTCCATCAGACGCTCTGCTCGCTCCGGTTCTGTCAAGGGACCTATTGATCCTAAAG TGAGGTTTGCGCAATACCGTACACAGCAGCTGACGTTGAAGCCTCTGTTCTTCGAAGTGCCACTGCAGGAACCAGACCCACTGTTTGTCGGCCGGCACTGGCTGGTACGTCGACTGGAGGAAGGGCTGGCAGCACAGGGACCCGGTGCACTGCTCACTGGTTTGCCTGGTACTGGCAAGACAGCATTGCTGCTGGAACTGGTAGATTACAGTTGTTTTGGCCGTCGTCATCATCGTGACCAATCCTACAAGCAAG AGCTGTATGTGTGTAATGGCAAGGACAGGCCAGCTCAATCACCTAACACCTCACAGAGTATCTACTGCCAGATCAATCTAGTCTCCGAGAGGATAAAACACCTTGCATCACATGTTGTCGCTTACCATTTCTGTCAG GCGGACAACAATACAACGTGTCTGGTTCCTGACTTCATCCACTCCATAGCAGCCCAACTGTGTCAGGCACCTCAGCTTTCTGCTTACAAAGACTATCTTCAGAGCGAACCTCACTTGCAG GTCTCTCTGTCCCTGAAAGAATGTATAGCATCACCAGACGTAGCATGGCAGCGGGGCATTATTGAGCCACTGTGTAGTTTGCGCCGTGTGGGAAAACTAGCAGCGTGTCAGCGAGCAGTGATACTCGTGGATGCGCTCTGCGAGGCAGAATACCACCGGCCCGACACGGGGGATACTCTGGCAGCGTTTCTGTCTCGACATGCTCCGACCTGCCCACCTTGGATCAAGTTCATCCTAACTGTCAGAACCCACCTGGATGAGGTCATGCCTCCCCTCCCATTCCATAGGATCAG CATGGACATTTCAAGCAGCAACTGTGAGAACGTTCAAAAGGATCTCTTGGACTACATCAACTTCCGAGTGAGCAACAGCCCTAGTATCCAGAGTAACGTTGTCCCTGGCAGTGCCGGTCAGTTCCGTCTCTGTCAACACTTAGTGGGGCTTGCTCAGGGTTCATTCTTGTTTGCCAAACTCACCCTGGATCTCATAGAGAGAGGACAACTCGTCGCCAAGTCCGCGAGCTACAAGGTGCTGCCTGTTACCCTCGCCCAGATATATCTGCTCCACTTCAACCTACGCTTTCCTACCATCAAGTCTTTCGAAAAG gtcTCTGCTATTTTGAGTATATGTCTGGCAGCTCTGTACCCACTTACGCTCCTGGAGATTTACTACTCTGTCAACGCCCTGTGCACTACTGAATTCCTAACCTGGGAAGAGTTTCTTCAACGTTTCAAG CTTCTATCAGGACTTCTAGTTAAGAGGCTCGACAACACCTATATGTTTTTCCATCCTTCCTTCAGAGAGTGGCTCATCAGGCGAGATGATGGGGAGAGCAACAAGTTTATCTGTGATCTAAG GTCAGGACATGCCGGCATTGCCCTGCGCCTGTCTCGCCTGCAAGTGCCTCTAGATGCTGAGCGCACTCTTGAGCTGGGCCATCACATCCTCAAGGCCCACCTCTACAAGAACATGACACTGCACAAGAACTCCTCTCGGGATTTGCAGGCACATTGGATAGCTTCTGTATCAGCTGATGTATCCGAGGCACTTTGCTCCTTACGTAACATCTACAGCCCTAACGTCAAG GTGTCCCGTCTGCTCCTGTTATCTGGTGCGAACGCTGATCATACCACCGAGTTTCTGGGTCAGGCACCAGCACTATGTCTGTTTGCCCATGAGGGTGCCGGGGAAATGGTGTCACTTCTTCTGGAATTTGGAGCAACTCTGGATAGTCCCAATAGTCAGGGTTGTACTGCACTAGGGCTGGCAGGAGGGCGGGGTCACATGGAGGTTGTCAGGCTGTTGGTGGGTGCTGGTGCCTCCCTGGGTCGCAGTGATACTGCTGGCAG ATGCGCTCTGGTCCATGCTGCTCGTAACGGACACCTGGATGTTGTAGCATACTTACTGGCCTGTGACTGGGTCATGACGCCAGATGCTGCAGATGTGGAGCTCAGAGAGGCAGCTCAGCAAGCTTTAGTTGCAGCTGCAGCCCAGGGACACAATGAG ATTGTGGAGTACCTGCTGGACATGTCAGAAGTGGTGCCGGACGGTCAAGACTCTCTGACTGGTGAAACAGCACTAACCGTGGCTGCGTGTAATGGTTGTCACTCAGTCTGCTCTACACTGCTCAATCGTGGTGCCAATATTGCAGTGCCAAACCAGAAG GACATGACAGCACTACTTCTAGCTGTGCGGGAAGGTCATTGGGCAGTGGCCGAGAGACTACTGCAGCATCACGCCCCCCTGGAGCAAGCTGACAGCCAGGGTCGCACACCACTAATGATGGCAGCTGCAGAGAGCCATGTGGGATTGTTAGAGTTGCTTCTTGATAAG GGAGCGGATCTTACACGAGAGGACTGTGATGGGTTGACTGCGCTGGGTTGGGCATGCGTGCGCGGGCGAGGTCAAGCAGCTCAGGTGTTGCTCGACCGCGGCGCAGAGATCAATAAGGCGGACAAGACTGGCAGAATACCTTTGGATCTGGCTGCTGCTCAAGGCAATCCCACTCTGGTTCAG aTGCTACTGGAACGAGGAGCAATGCTAGAGCATGTGGATATGAGCGGCATGCGACCCCTGGACCGAGCTATTGCATGTCGTAACGTGCCTGTGGTGCAGACTTTTCTGCGACGAGGTGCCAAGTTGGGTCCCACTACATGGACCATGGCCAATGGCAAAATTGACATTAT GCTTGTGCTCCTCAACAAACTACTCGAAGATGGGAATGTTCTCTACCGCAAAGGGAGACTCAAAGAGGCAGCCCATCGGTACAACTATGCCCTGAACAAGTTCCCTCCTGTTGAAACTCTGGATGCCACCTTCCATCAGCTGCGAATAAACTTCCTCCTTAACAACTCTCGCTGCAAGCGCAAACTAAAT